One part of the Aquila chrysaetos chrysaetos unplaced genomic scaffold, bAquChr1.4, whole genome shotgun sequence genome encodes these proteins:
- the LOC115337684 gene encoding coiled-coil domain-containing protein 9-like isoform X5: protein MSAALDLRSKEEKDAELDKRIEALRKKNEALIKRYQGIEEDRKKAEQEGIAVTALRRVRPADAEPERRWVDKDLSVTVQVMLSPGEKRVVKDKKPLGTPKPGRGATPRGSGRAGLRPSGRSPQGEPPAKPFWEGAGGNGVTPAERGGRGRRLRGRGAAGAVMGGDAGPDRKSKEWEERRRQNIEKMNEEMEKIAEYERNQRDGLHEKNPVRNFLDDPRRSGPFQDTDRKEGSRRHVRNWGGADFDKVKAGMEREKTWQGPVRTPGRRSSPKAGGQLDMTLSMTGRERAEYVRWKKEREQIDQERLARHRKPTGQWRREWDAEKSDSMFKEGSAAAPGSEMSGGEENKRPPPKPLTFGEFLTPHRTQRRRKGRGRGQGTGTKPYSMHDNRWEEKELPVSTEEAESRKVEEAPSGALPEPPRPLSPEEDEDQWEDVSEEEEEEEEEEGGGTSPGSSSEDEAPRSASPKAQRPPRAGQAAAPKLRVPPTTVAPVPDRGAGTPLSPFSPVEGHQPVSDWGEEMDLASPRSSLGDSPLSGPTVPKSRGDSGEIPGLSLVELAGPPQGEQSPAEPPQGEEMRPNTEQEASGKHEEAAGSPAEDRTRHGVSPPAGCGGGPRHGGDHGL from the exons ATG tcGGCCGCGCTGGACCTGAGATCGAAGGAGGAGAAGGACGCGGAGCTGGATAAACGTATCGAAGCGCTACGGAAGAAGAACGAGGCCCTTATTAAGCGTTAtcagg GGATCGAGGAAGATCGGAAGAAAGCGGAGCAGGAGGGAATTGCGGTGACGGCTTTGCGCCGCGTGAGGCCAGCTGATGCTGAGCCAGAGAGGAGATGGGTGGACAAGGATCTCTCCGTCACTGTCCAGGTTATGCTCTCCCCCGGG gAGAAGCGTGTGGTGAAGGACAAGAAGCCATTGGGCACCCCGAAACCTGGACGTGGCGCCACTCCCCGTGGCTCGGGGCGTGCCGGGTTGCGTCCTTCTGGCCGTTCCCCCCAGGGGGAACCCCCTGCCAAGCCATTTTGGGAGGGTGCTGGTGGGAATGGCGTGACCCCGGCGGAGCGCGGCGGACGGGGACGGCGCttgcggggccggggggcagcTGGTGCGGTGATGGGGGGTGATGCCGGTCCCGACCGAAAGTCCAAG GAGTGGGAAGAGCGACGGCGGCAGAACATTGAGAAGATGAATGAGGAGATGGAGAAGATTGCAGAGTACGAGAGGAACCAGCGg GACGGGCTTCACGAGAAGAATCCTGTACGTAACTTCTTGGATGACCCGCGCCGCAGTGGCCCCTTCCAGGACACCGATCGTAAAGAGGGGAGCCGGCGACATGTCCGAAATTGGGGGGGAGCTGATTTCGACAAGGTCAAGGCAGGAATGGAGCGTGAGAAGACCTGGCAGGGCCCCGTACGTACCCCG GGACGCCGTTCCAGCCCGAAAGCTGGGGGGCAGCTGGACATGACGCTCTCCATGACGGGTCGGGAGCGAGCCGAATACGTCCGCTGGAAGAAAGAACGGGAACAAATCGATCAGGAACGCCTGGCGCGGCACCGCAAACCCACCGGGCAGTGGCGGCGGGAGTGGGATGCCGAGAAATCGGACAGCAT gttcAAGGAGGGCTCTGCGGCAGCGCCCGGCTCAGAAATGAGCGGTGGGGAGGAAAACAAGCGCCCTCCTCCCAAACCTCTCACTTTTGGGGAATTCCTCACCCCACATCGCACCCAGCGGAGGAGAAAGGGCCGGGGACGTGGCCAGGGCACCGGGACCAAGCCCTACAG catgCATGATAACcggtgggaggagaaggagctgcCGGTATCGACCGAGGAAGCTGAGAGCCGGAAG GTGGAAGAAGCGCCGAGTGGGGCCCTCCCGGAGCCTCCCCGCCCCCTGAGccctgaggaagatgaagacCAGTGGGAGGACgtcagtgaggaggaggaagaagaggaggaggaagaaggcgGTGGCACCAGCCCAGGATCATCGAGCGAGGACGAAGCACCCCGCAGTGCGTCCCCCAAAGCCCAGCGTCCCCCCAGAGCcggccaggctgcagctcccaAACTGCGCGTGCCCCCCACCACTGTGGCACCTGTCCCAGATCGGGGGGCTGGCACCCCCCTGAGCCCCTTCTCCCCCGTGGAAGGCCACCAGCCCGTCTCGGACTGGGGCGAGGAGATGGATCTGGCCTCTCCCCGCAGCAGTCTGGGGGACAGTCCCCTTTCAGGTCCCACTGTCCCCAAGTCGAGAGGGGATTCCGGAGAGATTCCAG GACTGAGCCTCGTGGAGCTGGCTGGGCCCCCCCagggggagcagagccctgcagagcccccACAAGGGGAAGAAATGAGGCCGAACACGGAGCAAGAGGCTTCGGGAAAGCACGAGGAGGCGGCAGGGAGCCCGGCAGAGGATAGAAC GAGACATGGCGTTTCCCCGCCAGCCGGATGCGGAGGTGGCCCCCGGCACGGTGGAGATCACGGACTTTGA